Proteins from one Salinispora arenicola genomic window:
- a CDS encoding phytoene desaturase family protein — protein MSTHYDVIVIGSGLGGLAAATTLQRGGRRTLLLERHSVPGGAATSFVRGRFEFEVSLHQLGGMGGHGPLKAVLDELDVTRRLEWLEDRDLCRTFVPGEVDVRLPHDWTGLADVLDGLSPGNRPQIVRFLEIVRETGLWQLTARVNLHRIPEQLEWLKTLPDVRRYALRTFREVLDEFFTDERLKLVLSSYWSYNGQLPHRIAFVDMARLLTLYVETRPYQVVGGGQALSSALVESFEEAGGELRLNTNVVQILTHGGSAVGVRLENGDTVGAKLVVSNAPSTTTYTRLLDDPGVVPAYVLQGLRARRPGASASCLFLGVDASPKELGFTAATTFLSASLDEQSVLRGAYSLTEPCPFLIVTCYDVQPTGFAPKGCTQVVLSAIQYAEPWESLAPEDYAAAKASYAESQLDLAETLVPGLRDAIEEAELATPLTFKRYTNQPGGAIYGFDQDITDSWLFHDEDLKQNVPGLLLTSNWTTAGGYNSNLVTASRRCQGLLAMGQ, from the coding sequence ATGAGCACCCACTACGACGTGATCGTCATCGGTAGCGGGCTCGGCGGCCTCGCCGCAGCCACCACCCTGCAGCGTGGGGGCAGACGAACGTTGCTGTTGGAACGGCACAGCGTTCCCGGCGGCGCGGCCACCTCCTTCGTACGAGGCCGCTTCGAATTCGAGGTATCGCTGCACCAGCTGGGCGGCATGGGCGGGCACGGTCCCCTGAAGGCGGTGCTGGACGAGCTGGACGTGACGCGCCGATTGGAGTGGCTGGAAGACCGTGATCTGTGCCGCACGTTCGTGCCGGGTGAGGTCGATGTCCGGCTGCCCCACGACTGGACGGGTCTGGCGGACGTGCTGGACGGCCTCAGCCCCGGCAACCGGCCACAGATCGTGCGATTCCTGGAAATCGTCCGGGAGACCGGGCTGTGGCAGCTGACCGCGCGGGTCAACCTGCACCGGATTCCGGAACAGCTGGAGTGGCTGAAGACCCTTCCCGACGTGCGCCGTTACGCACTGCGGACCTTCCGTGAGGTGCTGGACGAGTTCTTCACCGACGAACGGCTGAAGCTCGTGTTGTCCTCGTACTGGAGCTACAACGGCCAGCTTCCGCACCGAATCGCCTTCGTGGACATGGCCCGACTCCTGACGCTGTACGTGGAGACCAGGCCGTACCAGGTCGTCGGCGGCGGTCAGGCGCTCTCCTCCGCGCTCGTGGAGTCCTTCGAGGAGGCCGGGGGCGAGCTGCGACTGAACACCAACGTCGTACAGATTCTCACCCACGGGGGATCCGCGGTGGGAGTGCGGTTGGAAAACGGTGACACGGTCGGCGCCAAGCTGGTGGTCTCCAACGCTCCGTCGACGACGACGTACACCCGGCTGTTGGACGACCCGGGGGTGGTACCCGCCTATGTTCTGCAGGGTCTGCGTGCCCGGCGGCCCGGGGCGTCGGCATCGTGCCTGTTCCTCGGAGTGGACGCGTCGCCGAAGGAGTTGGGCTTCACCGCGGCGACGACGTTCCTCTCCGCCAGTCTGGACGAGCAGTCGGTGCTGCGTGGGGCCTACTCCCTGACCGAGCCCTGCCCATTCCTGATCGTCACCTGCTACGACGTGCAGCCGACCGGTTTCGCCCCCAAGGGCTGCACCCAGGTTGTGCTCTCCGCGATCCAGTACGCCGAGCCGTGGGAATCGCTGGCGCCGGAGGACTACGCCGCGGCAAAGGCCTCCTACGCGGAGTCCCAACTGGACCTGGCGGAGACCCTCGTACCCGGCCTCCGGGACGCGATCGAGGAGGCCGAGCTGGCCACACCGCTGACGTTCAAGCGCTACACCAACCAGCCCGGCGGCGCCATCTACGGCTTCGACCAGGACATCACCGACAGCTGGCTGTTCCACGACGAGGACCTCAAGCAGAACGTGCCGGGCCTGCTGCTGACCAGCAACTGGACGACGGCCGGCGGTTACAACTCCAACCTCGTGACAGCTTCCCGGCGCTGCCAGGGGCTGCTCGCCATGGGCCAGTGA
- a CDS encoding FAD-binding oxidoreductase yields the protein MTDPPYTPSVNPLARLLEGVDGVVERLKAHAANQAAHRADARAEVEPYHPRKLELTVTELIDETSTTKTLRLRRAAGGSLPPFRAGQYLSLDVQVGDIHTNRAFSISSSPTRRDHYDLTVRRLPGGLVSNYLLDEVSIGDRFTSGGPMGTFTHDPLFHGDDLVFLAGGSGVAPAMSMIREIVELGLPRRMTLLYGSRRSDDIIFQNELEAIERQHPNIVVHHILAQADPGWTGAVKPLNAPLIVKLAAPLAGRMTYVCGPAYKYPYLVGELESLGLPGRRIRMEANYVAKSPPDTPDWPSGVDPTGAVTVSVRGGKSFQMPRGRELIYALEENGMPPAASCRSGECGDCRVKVCSGEVVHAEEARLRTSDRRFGYAHSCVAYPLTDIEVDFQPGNYF from the coding sequence ATGACAGACCCGCCATACACCCCCTCGGTCAATCCGTTGGCCCGTCTGCTTGAAGGAGTGGACGGCGTCGTCGAACGGCTCAAGGCGCACGCGGCGAATCAGGCGGCGCACCGGGCCGACGCGCGGGCCGAGGTCGAGCCCTACCATCCGAGGAAGCTCGAGCTGACGGTGACGGAGTTGATCGATGAGACGTCGACAACGAAGACCCTGCGGCTGCGACGCGCCGCCGGTGGGAGCCTTCCGCCGTTCCGCGCCGGGCAGTACCTCAGCCTGGACGTTCAGGTCGGTGACATCCACACCAACCGGGCTTTTTCCATTTCGTCCAGCCCGACCCGACGTGACCACTACGACCTGACCGTGCGCCGACTACCCGGCGGTCTGGTCAGCAACTATCTGCTGGACGAGGTATCCATCGGTGACCGCTTCACCAGCGGCGGGCCGATGGGCACGTTCACCCACGATCCGCTGTTCCACGGTGACGACCTGGTGTTCCTCGCCGGTGGTTCCGGGGTGGCGCCAGCGATGAGCATGATCCGCGAGATCGTCGAGTTGGGCCTGCCACGCCGGATGACACTGCTCTACGGCTCCCGGCGCTCGGACGACATCATCTTCCAGAACGAACTCGAGGCGATCGAGCGGCAGCACCCAAACATCGTGGTCCACCACATTCTGGCCCAGGCCGACCCCGGCTGGACCGGCGCGGTGAAGCCACTCAACGCCCCGCTCATCGTCAAGCTTGCCGCACCGTTGGCCGGACGTATGACCTACGTGTGCGGGCCCGCGTACAAGTACCCGTATCTCGTCGGGGAGCTGGAGTCGCTCGGGCTGCCCGGTCGACGCATCCGGATGGAGGCCAACTACGTCGCCAAGTCGCCGCCGGACACCCCCGACTGGCCGAGCGGCGTCGATCCCACAGGTGCGGTCACGGTCAGCGTGCGGGGAGGTAAGAGTTTCCAGATGCCCCGCGGTCGGGAGCTGATCTACGCACTGGAGGAGAACGGCATGCCACCGGCGGCGTCCTGCCGCTCCGGCGAATGCGGGGACTGCCGGGTCAAGGTCTGCTCCGGCGAGGTCGTCCACGCCGAGGAGGCCCGGCTACGCACGAGCGACCGGAGGTTCGGCTACGCGCATTCCTGCGTCGCCTATCCCCTGACCGACATCGAAGTCGACTTCCAGCCCGGTAACTATTTCTAG
- a CDS encoding phosphopantetheine-binding protein: protein MSTDLREFVVSALRDMKFDVESATDETPLGDGGLELESLSLAELVMQLDKFGVEFSDEEMEKLTDLNLGEFTEEVNRRAETK, encoded by the coding sequence ATGTCCACTGACCTGCGAGAGTTCGTCGTTTCCGCGCTCCGTGACATGAAGTTCGATGTGGAATCGGCGACCGACGAAACCCCACTGGGCGACGGTGGACTCGAATTAGAGTCACTCTCTTTGGCCGAACTCGTCATGCAGCTCGACAAATTCGGCGTCGAATTCTCGGACGAGGAGATGGAGAAGCTGACCGACCTGAACCTCGGTGAGTTCACGGAAGAGGTAAATCGTCGCGCCGAAACGAAATAG
- a CDS encoding FAD/NAD(P)-binding protein, translating to MTLPQPIRAMCVVGAGPRGLAVLERLSANHPDGRRLLVHVVDPYPPGPGRTWRTTQSSHLLMNTVTSQVSQFTDDSVHCSGPIRPGPSLHEWLHRSPMPAGRAWPGPERLGPDEYPSRVQYGHYLTWVFEDLVANAPEGLRFVVHRATAVALDDEADGQCVTLDEDTRITGLDAVVLALGHGANEPTEEERRFTTYACRNGLRYLPPGNPADADFDGIGPGETVAVRGLGLAFFDVLSLLTEGRGGKFVNSPEGLQYLPSGQEPILYAGSRRGVPHHARGENQKGPAGRHEPLFLTLEAVQRIRNTPDATFKRDVWPLLDAEVRAVHHHALVAQRTGRATADRFLTDLLAAPADGRADVLRGYGLTERDDWDWRRVECPWGERAFTDRADFNRWLLGHLRDDVRQARNGNVDDPLKAALDVLRDLRNEVRLAIDHSGITGRSYRDEVVAWFNPLNAYLSIGPPRSRIEEMIALIEAGVLQVVGPRTQVRAAPGGEGFLIGSTHLGGPEVLATTLIEARIAEPDLRRSTNPLLRHLLATGQCRPYRIADGDDDYESGGLEVTARPYRVMDASGVPHPRRFAYGVPTEYVHWATAAGIRPSVGSVILEDADAIARATSPS from the coding sequence GTGACCTTGCCGCAGCCGATCCGTGCGATGTGCGTCGTGGGAGCCGGACCACGCGGACTCGCTGTCCTCGAGCGGTTGAGTGCCAATCACCCCGACGGGCGCCGGCTGCTGGTCCACGTCGTGGACCCCTACCCACCGGGGCCCGGCCGAACCTGGCGCACCACACAGTCCTCCCACCTGCTCATGAACACGGTGACCTCCCAGGTCAGCCAGTTCACCGACGACAGTGTCCACTGTTCCGGCCCGATCCGGCCGGGTCCGAGCCTGCACGAGTGGCTGCACCGTTCCCCCATGCCCGCGGGCCGGGCCTGGCCCGGCCCGGAACGGCTCGGCCCCGACGAGTACCCGTCCCGCGTCCAGTACGGCCACTACCTGACGTGGGTGTTCGAGGACCTTGTCGCGAACGCCCCCGAGGGCCTGCGCTTCGTCGTCCACCGGGCGACGGCGGTGGCACTGGACGACGAGGCGGACGGCCAGTGCGTCACCCTGGACGAGGACACCCGGATCACCGGCCTGGACGCCGTGGTGCTGGCGCTCGGGCACGGAGCCAACGAGCCGACCGAGGAGGAGCGGCGGTTCACCACGTACGCGTGCCGCAACGGGTTGCGCTACCTACCGCCGGGCAATCCCGCCGACGCCGACTTCGACGGCATCGGCCCCGGGGAGACCGTCGCCGTCCGGGGGCTCGGGCTGGCCTTCTTCGACGTGCTGTCCCTGCTCACCGAGGGCCGGGGAGGCAAGTTCGTCAACTCCCCGGAGGGTCTGCAGTACCTCCCCTCCGGGCAGGAGCCGATCCTGTACGCCGGATCCCGGCGCGGAGTGCCGCACCACGCCCGCGGGGAGAACCAGAAAGGACCGGCGGGCCGGCACGAACCGCTGTTCCTGACCCTGGAGGCGGTTCAGCGCATCCGGAACACACCCGACGCGACATTCAAGCGGGACGTGTGGCCACTGCTGGACGCGGAGGTACGCGCGGTCCACCACCACGCCCTGGTGGCCCAGCGCACGGGACGGGCGACGGCCGACCGTTTCCTCACCGACCTGCTGGCGGCCCCCGCGGACGGTCGGGCGGACGTCCTGCGCGGATACGGTCTCACCGAGCGGGACGACTGGGACTGGCGAAGAGTCGAATGCCCGTGGGGCGAGCGGGCGTTCACCGACCGCGCGGACTTCAACCGGTGGCTGCTCGGCCACCTACGCGACGACGTGCGGCAGGCCAGGAACGGCAATGTCGACGACCCGTTGAAGGCCGCCCTGGACGTCCTGCGCGACCTGCGCAACGAGGTACGACTCGCGATCGACCACTCGGGGATCACCGGCAGGTCGTACCGCGACGAGGTGGTGGCCTGGTTCAACCCGCTGAACGCCTACCTGTCCATCGGCCCGCCCCGGTCGCGGATCGAGGAGATGATCGCCCTGATCGAGGCTGGCGTGCTCCAGGTCGTCGGACCGCGTACCCAGGTCCGTGCGGCCCCCGGCGGTGAGGGCTTCCTGATCGGCTCCACCCACCTGGGGGGACCGGAGGTGCTGGCGACAACGCTGATCGAGGCACGCATCGCCGAGCCGGACCTACGCCGTAGCACGAATCCGCTGCTACGGCATCTGCTCGCAACCGGGCAGTGCCGGCCCTACCGGATCGCCGACGGGGACGACGACTACGAGAGCGGCGGCCTGGAGGTCACCGCCCGGCCCTACCGCGTGATGGACGCGTCGGGCGTTCCCCACCCGAGGCGGTTCGCCTACGGGGTGCCGACCGAGTACGTGCACTGGGCCACCGCGGCGGGCATCCGCCCCAGCGTCGGCTCCGTGATCCTCGAGGACGCGGACGCCATCGCCCGCGCAACATCACCCTCATGA
- a CDS encoding acyl-CoA dehydrogenase family protein encodes MDRFAIFDPDILHLPFYDDEHRRFAHQVATWCEGQGDRWKTARGGHPDDSGRRLVELLGADGWLAGLDPESETHQYPADLRTVCLAREALAYTEDLADFAYSIQSLSATPIIRFGDEEQRRRYLPPMAKGLLVGAFAVSEKEAGSEVAAVGLSARRSGADYVLDGTKAWIAHATIADLFVVVARTGEGPGPLGLTAFVVPADSPGVRVEPLDAIAPRSFGHLVLEHCRVPTEAVLGRPGKGFIIAMDLLERFRMTVAAAAIGFARRAADAALAHTRSRRAFGSTLFDLQLVKASLADMEVRLHAATLLTARAAWECDRGSRRFARYSNIAKVYATEAAQETVDAAVQLFGAAGVIRDGVPERLYRQIRSLRIYEGSTDVLRLAIADALDVRRAGHTMEATAKEER; translated from the coding sequence GTGGACAGGTTCGCCATCTTCGACCCCGACATCCTTCACCTCCCCTTCTACGACGACGAACACCGCCGGTTCGCCCACCAGGTCGCCACCTGGTGTGAAGGCCAGGGCGACCGGTGGAAGACCGCCCGCGGCGGGCACCCGGACGACTCCGGGCGCAGGCTGGTCGAACTGCTCGGCGCGGACGGCTGGCTCGCCGGGCTCGACCCGGAGTCGGAAACCCACCAGTACCCCGCCGACCTGCGGACCGTGTGCCTGGCCCGGGAGGCGCTCGCCTACACCGAGGACCTGGCGGACTTCGCATACTCCATCCAGTCGTTGTCGGCGACACCCATCATCCGGTTCGGCGACGAGGAGCAGCGACGCCGCTACCTGCCGCCGATGGCCAAGGGGCTGCTGGTCGGCGCGTTCGCCGTCTCCGAGAAGGAGGCGGGTTCAGAGGTCGCCGCGGTCGGGCTGAGTGCCCGCAGGAGCGGGGCCGACTATGTGCTCGATGGAACCAAGGCGTGGATCGCGCACGCCACGATCGCCGACCTGTTCGTGGTCGTCGCGCGGACCGGCGAGGGGCCGGGTCCGCTCGGGCTGACGGCGTTCGTGGTGCCCGCCGACAGTCCCGGTGTACGGGTGGAGCCACTCGACGCGATCGCCCCACGCTCGTTCGGCCATCTCGTGTTGGAACACTGCCGGGTGCCTACCGAGGCCGTCCTCGGCCGGCCCGGCAAGGGCTTCATCATCGCCATGGACCTCCTCGAAAGGTTCCGGATGACAGTCGCCGCCGCCGCGATCGGCTTCGCCCGCCGCGCCGCCGATGCCGCACTGGCCCACACCCGGAGTCGCCGGGCCTTCGGCAGCACCCTGTTCGACCTCCAGCTGGTGAAGGCATCGCTGGCGGACATGGAGGTTCGACTCCACGCCGCGACGCTGCTGACGGCACGGGCCGCCTGGGAGTGCGACCGGGGTAGCCGACGCTTCGCCCGGTACTCCAACATCGCCAAGGTGTACGCCACGGAGGCGGCCCAGGAGACCGTCGACGCCGCCGTCCAGTTGTTCGGGGCGGCGGGAGTGATCCGGGACGGTGTTCCTGAGCGCCTCTACCGGCAGATCCGCTCCCTGCGCATCTACGAGGGCAGCACCGACGTGCTGCGACTCGCCATCGCCGACGCACTGGACGTCCGACGGGCCGGTCACACCATGGAAGCCACGGCGAAGGAGGAGCGCTGA
- a CDS encoding saccharopine dehydrogenase — translation MQSPPHLWVRHETRTTERRAPLVPEDAARLVRQGVSITVEESPQRVFPIDQYLRAGCAWAPSGSWVEAPESAYVLGLKELPAQPRTLRHRHIFFGHAYKGQTGSGDLLARFTAGGGVLLDLEYLTDDSGRRLAAFGYWAGYLGAVLAVLHRREALDLPLQPRGRSQWDARLRASARSTTDRAVVIGALGRSGRGACDALVTAGIDPVRWDVEETRVLDRPALLGSDILVNTVLVTQPIPPFLTPADLDAPERHLSVVADVTCDVDSACNVLPVYDTVTDWDQPVRQLRAGDRGLDIIAVDNLPSLLPVEASVAFSAELWPQLLRLGTGDGAWVRCLRAFARAIGTSAVAETAKENAHVR, via the coding sequence ATGCAGAGTCCACCCCACCTGTGGGTGCGGCACGAGACCCGCACCACCGAACGCCGGGCACCACTGGTGCCCGAGGACGCCGCACGGCTCGTGCGCCAGGGTGTGTCGATCACCGTGGAGGAGTCCCCCCAGCGGGTCTTCCCGATCGACCAGTACCTCCGCGCGGGCTGCGCCTGGGCGCCGTCAGGCAGCTGGGTCGAGGCGCCCGAGAGCGCCTACGTCCTGGGGCTCAAGGAGCTACCGGCACAGCCGCGTACGCTTCGCCACCGGCATATCTTTTTCGGTCATGCCTACAAGGGCCAGACAGGCTCCGGCGACCTACTCGCCCGATTCACCGCCGGCGGCGGGGTGCTGCTGGACCTGGAGTACCTGACCGACGACAGCGGCCGGCGCCTGGCCGCGTTCGGCTACTGGGCGGGCTACCTGGGTGCGGTCCTCGCCGTGCTGCACCGGCGCGAAGCCCTGGACCTGCCGCTGCAGCCTCGGGGCCGGTCGCAGTGGGACGCGCGGCTGCGGGCGAGTGCACGCAGCACCACGGACAGGGCCGTGGTGATCGGGGCGCTCGGCCGCAGCGGACGCGGAGCGTGTGACGCCCTGGTGACCGCCGGGATCGACCCGGTCCGTTGGGACGTCGAGGAAACCCGCGTGCTGGACCGACCGGCCCTGCTGGGTTCCGACATCCTCGTCAACACCGTCCTCGTCACCCAGCCCATCCCGCCATTCCTGACCCCGGCGGACCTGGACGCGCCGGAGCGCCACCTGTCCGTGGTCGCGGACGTCACGTGCGATGTCGACTCGGCGTGCAACGTGCTGCCCGTCTACGACACCGTCACCGACTGGGACCAGCCGGTTCGACAGCTGAGAGCGGGCGACCGGGGGTTGGACATCATCGCCGTCGACAACCTCCCCTCCCTGCTGCCAGTCGAGGCCAGCGTGGCGTTCTCCGCCGAGTTGTGGCCGCAGTTGCTGCGGCTGGGCACCGGGGATGGTGCCTGGGTCCGCTGTCTGCGGGCCTTCGCCCGAGCGATCGGCACAAGCGCTGTGGCAGAGACTGCGAAGGAGAACGCCCATGTTCGCTGA